From one Henningerozyma blattae CBS 6284 chromosome 1, complete genome genomic stretch:
- the TBLA0A02870 gene encoding mRNA-binding translational repressor SSD1 (similar to Saccharomyces cerevisiae SSD1 (YDR293C); ancestral locus Anc_5.307): MSYNNTSNTNTPNINNKKQNQLQSQNQTFVPANNNGKNGPKQIHVAHRRTQSELTNLMIEQFTLQRQLEIVQAQQQQLLAQQQHLAQQTNQYLNINTNSNNNNTNNNTSINNNTNNNSRAHSRNNSGYYDSLNSNINTPTNMNSHRKTGSQSSIYGHSRRHSLGLNEAKKAAAEEQAKRTTGLPSSSSQQQTNENINPDALANKVGNVSLNDSHTSQQPTAFRFPPAPVNTNASSRSPIRKLDTTNVPIFKFPPTPNGTPLSGQDSNDDDFSRVTNSHRRSRSTNQNNNSNSNNWRSRPQSPSYNNNNNNLNQQNLSPFRGHKNSSSRDYNSFNFLEQPPVFQKSHKPRNSNSSVGSFSLSNNNNNNNSGNTPRKSLFAPYLPQANIPELIQEGRLVTGILRVNKKNRSDAWVSTDGVLDSDIYICGSKDRNRALEGDLVAVELLVVDDVWGSKKEKEEKKRRKDASTQHDLLSLNSHDDYHNDASASIINNANTTNSPHTPSSNSPFSSNNQNNNQSNSNNSNTTTTTLSTRSITPSSGGDNDDSNSPGIRRRGSLKQRPTQKKNDDVEVEGQSLLLVEEEEISDEFKPLYAGHVVAVLDRIPGQLFSGTLGLLRPSQQQQKNNDDNNNNNNNNNHHKMTHTPKIVWFKPTDKKVPLIAIPTELAPKDFVENAEKYSDTLFVASIKRWPITSLHPFGILVSELGLINDPNVEIDSILRDNNFLSNEYQDPNNPSQERSTLYALPLTDEQMASRRDLTNESTVAISSNGIVSEFAVHIKEIDNDIIEFGAHVIDATAHIEENSSLDRRARKRSSAVFMPQKIVNLLPKVLNDSLTLAPGKKSATLSVICLLNKETYEIKSTWIGETVINPTASLSISQIDEAITNSDQQKTSFINDMHNVAQHFYSQRLENKGAKISESLSLLESLDDEKVRVDLNIFDRYVGTAVVTELERKANCIVAEKIYSKLGNSAFLRRQAQPIRSKMISLQRKIQKFGYDLDITSADSLIRSILGIDDDDVRCGAELLFFKTMTRARYFIAGKVEPDQYGDYTLNLPLFTHFTSPLRRYADHVVHRQLKSILHDNSYNEDLDSLKITSEYCNFKKDCAHQAQEQAVHLLLCKTINDMGNRIGQLLTVATVLQVYESSFDVFIPEFGIEKRVHGDQLPLIKAEFDSANRVLELYWKPEVDSATFVPADEKNPKSYRNSIKNKFRSSTQEIINEEYLKIKNDVPGISDSLANELRNMDLKVPELRLPPQAPGKSGFATLCSLTETRVENDNHIEVIREMQKIPILLRAEIGMALPCLSVRTINPFMKEK; the protein is encoded by the coding sequence ATGTCCTACAACAATACTTCAAACACAAACACACCAAacatcaataataaaaagcaGAATCAACTTCAATCTCAAAATCAAACTTTTGTTCCagctaataataatggtaaaaatGGCCCTAAACAAATCCATGTGGCTCATAGAAGAACTCAAAGTGAATTGACTAATTTGATGATTGAACAATTCACTTTACAAAGACAGTTGGAAATTGTTCAAGCTCAACAACAGCAATTATTGgctcaacaacaacattTAGCTCAACAAACtaatcaatatttaaatattaatacaaattctaataataataacactaataataacacttcaatcaataataacacaaataataattctagaGCTCATTCGAGAAACAATTCAGGGTATTATGATTCTCTCAATAGCAATATCAATACCCCAACTAATATGAATTCTCATAGAAAGACTGGGTCTCAATCAAGCATTTATGGTCATTCAAGAAGACATTCGTTAGGTTTAAATGAAGCCAAAAAAGCCGCTGCTGAAGAACAAGCTAAAAGAACTACAGGCTTAccatcatcatcgtcaCAACAACAAACAAACGAAAATATTAACCCAGATGCATTGGCTAATAAAGTGGGTAATGTTTCATTAAATGACTCCCACACAAGTCAACAACCAACTGCATTTAGATTCCCACCTGCACCAGTTAACACTAACGCTTCTTCAAGATCACCCATTCGTAAATTGGATACCACTAATGttccaatatttaaatttccaCCAACTCCAAATGGTACTCCTTTATCAGGACAAgattcaaatgatgatgatttctCAAGAGTAACAAACTCTCATCGTCGTTCAAGATCTACAAACCAAAATAACAATTCAAACTCTAACAATTGGAGATCTCGTCCTCAATCTCCttcttataataataacaataacaatttgAACCAACAAAACTTATCTCCTTTCCGTGGTCATAAAAATTCTAGTTCCAGAGATTATAATTCCTTCAATTTCTTGGAACAACCTCCTGTTTTCCAAAAGAGTCATAAAccaagaaattcaaattcctCTGTGGGCagtttttcattatctaataataataataataataatagtggTAATACCCCTCGTAAATCCTTATTTGCCCCCTATTTGCCACAAGCTAATATTCCTGAGTTGATTCAAGAAGGTAGATTAGTTACTGGTATTTTACGtgttaataaaaaaaatagatccGATGCTTGGGTTTCTACTGATGGTGTTTTGGATTcagatatttatatttgtgGTTCCAAAGATCGTAATAGAGCTTTAGAAGGTGATTTGGTCGCTGTGGAATTATTAGTCGTTGACGATGTTTGGGGATCTAAGaaggaaaaagaagaaaaaaagagaagaaaGGACGCATCCACTCAAcatgatttattatctttgaATTCTCATGATGATTATCATAATGATGCTTCAGCCTcgattattaataatgctAATACGACAAATTCTCCTCATACCCCATCTTCTAATTCCCCATTCAGTAGTAACaaccaaaataataaccaaTCAAATTCCAACAATTCAAATACCACTACAACAACCTTATCAACAAGATCAATTACTCCATCATCAGGTggtgataatgatgattcaaattctcCAGGCATTAGAAGAAGAGGCTCATTAAAGCAACGTCCAactcaaaagaaaaatgatgatGTTGAAGTGGAAGGtcaatctttattattagtagaaGAGGAAGAAATTAGTGACGAATTTAAACCTTTATACGCTGGTCATGTTGTTGCAGTTTTGGATCGTATCCCAGGCCAATTATTCAGTGGTACTTTGGGTCTATTAAGACCTtctcaacaacaacaaaagaataatgatgataataacaataataataataacaataatcaTCATAAAATGACGCATACACCAAAAATCGTTTGGTTTAAACCAACTGATAAAAAAGTTCCATTAATTGCTATCCCAACTGAATTAGCACCGAAAGATTTCGTGGAGAATgctgaaaaatattcagaTACATTGTTTGTTGCATCCATTAAGCGCTGGCCAATTACATCCTTACATCCATTTGGTATATTAGTCTCTGAACTGGGCTTAATCAATGATCCAAATGTTGAAATTGATTCCATTTTAAGAGATAACAATTTCCTATCAAACGAATACCAAGATCCAAATAATCCTTCACAAGAACGCTCTACCTTATATGCATTACCATTAACTGATGAACAAATGGCATCTCGTAGGGATTTAACAAATGAATCAACAGTCGCTATTTCTTCTAATGGTATAGTTTCTGAATTTGCTGTTCATATTAAGGAAATTGATAACgatataattgaatttggTGCTCATGTAATTGATGCCACTGCTcatattgaagaaaattcaTCGTTGGATAGAAGGGCTAGAAAGAGATCTTCTGCAGTCTTTATGCCAcaaaaaattgttaatttGTTACCAAAGGTTTTAAATGACTCCTTAACTTTGGCACCCGGTAAAAAATCTGCTACTTTATCTGTCATTTGCTTATTAAATAAGGAAACttatgaaattaaatctaCTTGGATTGGAGAAACAGTAATTAATCCAACTGCATCCTTATCTATATCCCAAATTGATGAAGCTATTACAAACTCAGATCAACAAAAAacttcttttattaatgatatgCATAATGTTGCTCAACATTTTTACTCACAAagattagaaaataaaggTGCAAAGATTTCAGAATCTCTCTCTCTGTTAGAATCattagatgatgaaaaGGTTCGTGttgatttgaatatatttgacAGATATGTAGGAACTGCCGTTGTTACTGAACTGGAGAGAAAGGCAAATTGTATTGTTGCTGAAAAgatatattcaaaattaggTAATTCTGCCTTCTTAAGAAGACAAGCACAACCAATTCGTAGTAAAATGATCTCATTACAGAGaaagattcaaaaattcGGTTATGATTTAGATATTACATCAGCTGATTCTTTAATAAGGTCTATCTTAGGcattgatgatgatgatgtaAGGTGTGGAgcagaattattattctttaagaCAATGACAAGGgcaagatattttattgcTGGTAAAGTGGAACCTGATCAATATGGGGACTATACTTTAAACTTACCTCTTTTCACTCATTTCACCTCACCACTGAGAAGATACGCAGATCATGTTGTTCATCGTCAATTGAAATCTATTTTGCATGATAACTCAtataatgaagatttagaCTCCCTAAAGATTACATCTGAATATTGTAATTTCAAGAAAGATTGTGCTCATCAAGCCCAAGAGCAAGCTgttcatttattattgtgTAAAACTATTAATGATATGGGTAATAGAATTGGTCAACTTTTAACTGTAGCAACTGTTTTGCAGGTATACGAATCATCTTTTGATGTTTTTATTCCAGAATttggaattgaaaaaagagTTCATGGTGATCAATTGCCATTGATTAAAGCAGAATTTGACAGCGCTAATAGAGTGCTAGAATTATACTGGAAACCTGAAGTGGATAGTGCTACATTTGTTCCTGcagatgaaaaaaatccaaaatCTTATAGAAATtccattaaaaataaattcagaTCAAGCActcaagaaattattaatgaagaatatttgaagattAAGAATGATGTACCAGGTATCAGTGATTCATTAGCAAACGAATTGAGGAACATGGATTTGAAGGTTCCCGAACTAAGATTACCTCCTCAAGCTCCAGGCAAGAGTGGATTTGCTACATTATGCTCATTAACAGAAACCAGAGTTGAAAATGACAATCACATCGAAGTTATAAGAGAAATGCAAAAAATTCCAATCTTACTAAGAGCCGAAATTGGTATGGCTTTACCTTGTTTGTCAGTTCGTACTATTAATCCATTTATGAAAGagaaataa